DNA sequence from the Pseudomonadota bacterium genome:
CCGGTCGCAGCACCCGCCGCGCCTCGCTCAGCACCTCCCAGAAGCGGGGCTCGTGCTCGAGCACGCTGTTGCACAGCACTGTGTCGAACGACCCGTCTGCGAACCGGGAGAGGTCGTTGCCCCGCGCGCGAACGATCGTGATGCCGTCGATGCGCGAGGGGCCTTCCGGGTTCACGCCCACCCGCGACCGCGCATCGCGCAGGCAGGGGAGCATGAGCAGCGTGTCGGCCGCGGGCACGGCACCGATCTCGAGCACGTCGCCTCCACCCCCGCGGCGGGCACAGATCTCCTCGAACTCGGCAAAGATGGTGGGGTGCACGGGGGCGCTGTTCGCGCGCCGTCGCAAGGCGTCCTGTCGGCGCGGTCGGGGAGGGGAGACGCCGATCGCGAGCGAGAAGCCTGTGCTGATGATTGTTTCGCGCCAGCCGCCTCCCGTGCTGTTCGTCGTTCCCGACCTGTCTCGGTCGGGCGCGCCCGCCGTGGCCCTCTCGTTCATGCGATGGCTGACATCGCGAGGGGAGACGGGGTTCGAGCTGCTCGTGGGCGGCCCTCGCGCCGCGCAAGACACGGCACCCGGGATGGCCCGCTACGACGAGGCCGCCGCACTGGGGCCCGTGCACATGCTCACGGCGAGCTCGCCGAGGCTTCCGGAGAACGACGCGGCGCTGCGCGCCGGACGCTACGGTCTCGTGCACGCCTTCAGCGCCGTGGCCCTCGAGCCGCTGGCACGCTTCGAGCGGGGAGGGGCTCCGCTTGTCTGTCACGCCCTCGAGCAGCAGTTCACCATCGCATCGGCCCTGGGGCGGCGCTTTCCCGAACTGGTGCGAGCGGTCGATCACTTCGTGGCATGCGGCCGCGCGGTCGGAGACGCTGTGGCCCGCTTCGCGGAACGCCCCCCAGATTCGGTCGCGGTGATTCCCAACGCGGTCGACGTCGACGCGGTGATCGCGCAGGCCGCGCGGCGCGATCGGGCCGCCCTTCGCGCGACTCTCGGTGCTGCGCCGGACGCAACGGTGGTGGTGGGATGCGGACGCCTGTCGTGGACGAAGGGAACCCATCTCATCGTTCCCCTGGCGCAGGCGCTGCGCCGGTCGTCGCTCTCGAATCGGTTCTGCCTCGCGTGGGTGGCTTCGAACCCAGGGGGCGTGGAGCACGCAACGTTGCTGCACGAGATCGAGCGGGCGGAGCTGACGCCCTGGGTGCGCGTCGTGGTGACCGACGGTCCGCCCGCGGCGGTCTTCGGCGGGGCCGACATCTTCGCGCTCCTGTCGCTGGAGGACGCGTGTCCGCTCGTCATGCTCGAAGCCGCCGCGAGTGGGCTGCCCGTGGTGGGATTTGCCGGGTCGGGTGGGGTGGTCGAGTTCGTCGATGGCGCGACCGAGCTGCTCGCGCCCTACGGAGATGTCGAGGAGATGGCGCGGCGCATCGCGGCGCTCGCGACAGATGAGACGCGGCGCACGGCGACGGGGGCCGCGTGTTTGCGGCGCGTGCGTGAGCGCCACGACGAGGCCGTGGTCTTCGGTGCCCTGGCAGAGCGCATCGAAGCCTGGAGACGTCGATGAGCTGACCCCGAAAAAAAATTTCG
Encoded proteins:
- a CDS encoding class I SAM-dependent methyltransferase yields the protein MNPEGPSRIDGITIVRARGNDLSRFADGSFDTVLCNSVLEHEPRFWEVLSEARRVLRP
- a CDS encoding glycosyltransferase; this translates as MPSMREGPSGFTPTRDRASRRQGSMSSVSAAGTAPISSTSPPPPRRAQISSNSAKMVGCTGALFARRRKASCRRGRGGETPIASEKPVLMIVSRQPPPVLFVVPDLSRSGAPAVALSFMRWLTSRGETGFELLVGGPRAAQDTAPGMARYDEAAALGPVHMLTASSPRLPENDAALRAGRYGLVHAFSAVALEPLARFERGGAPLVCHALEQQFTIASALGRRFPELVRAVDHFVACGRAVGDAVARFAERPPDSVAVIPNAVDVDAVIAQAARRDRAALRATLGAAPDATVVVGCGRLSWTKGTHLIVPLAQALRRSSLSNRFCLAWVASNPGGVEHATLLHEIERAELTPWVRVVVTDGPPAAVFGGADIFALLSLEDACPLVMLEAAASGLPVVGFAGSGGVVEFVDGATELLAPYGDVEEMARRIAALATDETRRTATGAACLRRVRERHDEAVVFGALAERIEAWRRR